In Deinococcus maricopensis DSM 21211, one genomic interval encodes:
- the aroE gene encoding shikimate dehydrogenase, with amino-acid sequence MKRAFLYADPAAHSLSPRMHAAAFRFAGLDATYDAVRVPAADLPGAIAALRAPDVLGANLSLPHKAAALPHLDALTPAARAIGAVNTVIHADGTLTGDNTDAPGLLAALRDAHAPAGGVSVVLGAGGAARAAVWALRAEGRDVLILNRTLDNARALARDLGGTAVTREDVPWLDITLIVNASSAGLGDPDATPLPDPPALARGALVYDMVYKPRDTRLMRDARARGARTANGLGMLAHQARLAFTAWTGADVPAHVFLNALEDA; translated from the coding sequence GTGAAGCGCGCTTTCCTGTACGCGGACCCCGCCGCGCATTCCCTGTCGCCGCGCATGCACGCCGCCGCGTTCCGCTTCGCGGGCCTGGACGCCACGTACGACGCGGTGCGCGTCCCCGCCGCGGACCTGCCCGGCGCGATCGCCGCGCTGCGCGCCCCGGACGTGCTCGGCGCGAACCTCAGCCTGCCGCACAAGGCCGCCGCGCTGCCGCACTTGGACGCCTTGACGCCCGCGGCGCGCGCCATCGGCGCCGTGAACACCGTGATTCACGCGGACGGCACCCTCACGGGCGATAACACCGACGCGCCCGGCCTGCTCGCCGCTCTGCGCGACGCCCACGCCCCGGCGGGCGGCGTGAGCGTCGTGCTCGGCGCGGGCGGCGCCGCCCGCGCCGCCGTGTGGGCCCTGCGCGCCGAGGGCCGCGACGTACTCATCCTGAACCGCACCCTCGACAACGCCCGCGCCCTCGCGCGCGACCTGGGCGGCACGGCCGTCACGCGCGAGGACGTCCCCTGGCTGGACATCACCCTGATCGTGAACGCCAGCAGCGCCGGCCTCGGCGACCCCGACGCCACGCCCCTCCCGGACCCGCCCGCCCTCGCGCGCGGCGCGCTCGTGTACGACATGGTCTACAAGCCGCGCGACACGCGCCTCATGCGCGACGCCCGCGCACGAGGCGCCCGCACCGCGAACGGCCTCGGGATGCTCGCCCACCAGGCACGCCTCGCGTTCACCGCCTGGACCGGCGCTGACGTGCCCGCCCACGTCTTCCTGAACGCCCTGGAGGACGCATGA
- a CDS encoding PhoH family protein, with protein MKEETLPTTTTVNIQLDTPEEALALLGAGDVNLRRMRDLTPAKLIARNDTVTIQGDAAHVQAAERMVREALAVVRAGGELSLDALSRSARLSEEGRSLAEETRTGVSLPRGLKPKTPGQKVYLDKVEHSDITFGVGPAGTGKTYLAVAMAVRALKERKVKRIILTRPAVEAGEKLGFLPGDLQAKIDPYLRPLYDALYDMLEQEKFESYLTSGVIEVAPLAFMRGRTLNDAFVILDEAQNTTGEQMKMFLTRMGFSSKVVVTGDVTQIDLPRHVTSGLAVAKKVLSGIDGIAWHEFTDVDVVRHPLVGRIIKAYEAAEDAEENRRAARRGDLLSIPEDERDGRHGDH; from the coding sequence TTGAAAGAAGAGACGCTGCCGACCACCACGACCGTGAACATCCAACTCGACACGCCCGAGGAAGCGCTCGCGCTGCTCGGTGCGGGCGATGTGAATCTGCGCCGCATGCGGGACCTGACGCCCGCGAAGCTGATTGCGCGCAACGACACGGTCACCATTCAGGGCGACGCCGCGCACGTGCAGGCTGCCGAACGCATGGTCCGCGAGGCTCTCGCGGTGGTCCGCGCGGGCGGGGAACTCAGCTTGGACGCGCTGTCGCGCAGCGCCCGCCTGAGCGAGGAGGGACGCAGCCTGGCCGAGGAGACGCGCACGGGCGTGAGCCTGCCGCGCGGCCTGAAACCCAAGACGCCCGGTCAGAAGGTGTACCTCGACAAGGTCGAGCACAGCGACATCACGTTCGGCGTGGGGCCCGCCGGGACCGGCAAGACGTACCTGGCGGTCGCCATGGCGGTGCGCGCCCTGAAGGAACGCAAGGTGAAGCGCATCATCCTGACGCGACCCGCCGTCGAAGCCGGCGAGAAGCTGGGGTTCCTGCCGGGGGACCTGCAGGCCAAGATCGATCCGTACCTGCGTCCGCTGTACGACGCGCTGTACGACATGCTGGAGCAGGAGAAGTTCGAGTCGTACCTCACGAGCGGCGTGATTGAGGTGGCGCCGCTGGCGTTCATGCGCGGCCGGACGCTGAACGACGCGTTCGTGATTCTCGACGAAGCGCAGAACACCACGGGCGAGCAGATGAAGATGTTCCTCACCCGCATGGGCTTCTCCAGCAAGGTGGTCGTGACGGGTGACGTGACGCAAATTGACCTGCCGCGCCACGTGACGAGCGGCCTCGCCGTCGCGAAGAAGGTCCTGAGCGGCATCGACGGCATCGCGTGGCACGAGTTCACGGACGTGGACGTCGTGCGGCACCCGCTGGTCGGGCGCATCATCAAGGCGTACGAGGCAGCCGAGGACGCCGAGGAGAACCGCCGCGCCGCGCGGCGCGGGGATCTGCTCAGCATCCCCGAGGATGAGCGCGACGGCCGCCACGGCGACCACTAA
- a CDS encoding GGDEF domain-containing protein: protein MTSSFSSDYLRALERVFRRIMPLIGLTELARAYLAWPTNAIDGALNLGIAVISLGLTGAMLRWPQHALRWIHALIYANAVVFLLFNLFGYALMPAELNVRDTSYVLTGKYIYLPFILMVSSWLVFPSAQARRVVTALYVAHVLTSVVSAGGALLTGRSDVAGALNLLLHHSLVGGAFVMLLNIFTDIYSRQSSLERERDVLEQYAFVDALTGLHNRRAFEQSLAQEAERAQHNGQPLSIIALDIDHFKRVNDTFGHDAGDHVLKDLARIVRREVRATDVVARWGGEEFILLLPTMDLPVAQACAERIRRAVDAHEFSTGPLSVSLGVATLLRGEDTGALFGRADAALYSAKRAGRNRVVTDDTPTLLH, encoded by the coding sequence ATGACTTCCTCGTTTTCTTCCGATTACCTGCGCGCCCTGGAGCGCGTGTTCCGCCGCATCATGCCCTTGATTGGCCTGACGGAACTCGCGCGCGCGTACCTGGCGTGGCCGACGAACGCCATCGACGGCGCGCTGAATCTCGGCATTGCCGTGATCAGCCTGGGCCTCACCGGGGCGATGCTGCGCTGGCCGCAGCACGCGCTGCGCTGGATTCACGCGCTGATCTACGCGAACGCCGTGGTGTTCCTGCTGTTCAACCTGTTCGGGTACGCGCTGATGCCGGCGGAACTGAACGTGCGGGACACGTCGTACGTGCTCACCGGGAAGTACATCTACCTGCCGTTCATCCTGATGGTGTCGAGCTGGCTGGTGTTCCCGAGCGCTCAGGCGCGGCGCGTGGTGACGGCGCTGTACGTCGCGCACGTCCTCACGAGCGTCGTGAGTGCCGGCGGGGCGCTCCTGACCGGGCGTTCGGATGTGGCGGGCGCGCTGAACCTGCTGCTGCATCACTCGCTGGTGGGGGGCGCGTTCGTGATGCTGCTGAACATCTTCACGGACATCTACAGCCGTCAGAGCAGCCTGGAGCGGGAGCGGGACGTGCTGGAGCAGTACGCGTTCGTGGACGCCCTCACGGGCCTGCACAACCGGCGCGCGTTCGAGCAGTCGCTCGCGCAGGAGGCGGAGCGCGCGCAGCACAACGGGCAGCCGCTGAGCATCATCGCGCTCGACATCGACCATTTCAAACGCGTGAATGACACGTTCGGGCACGATGCGGGCGATCACGTCCTGAAGGACCTCGCGCGGATCGTGCGGCGCGAGGTGCGCGCCACGGACGTCGTGGCGCGCTGGGGCGGTGAGGAGTTCATCCTGCTGCTGCCCACCATGGACCTGCCGGTCGCGCAGGCGTGCGCGGAACGCATCCGGCGGGCCGTGGACGCGCACGAGTTCAGCACGGGGCCGCTCAGCGTGAGCCTGGGCGTGGCGACCCTGCTGCGCGGCGAGGACACCGGGGCGCTGTTCGGGCGCGCGGACGCGGCGCTCTACAGCGCCAAACGCGCGGGCCGCAACCGCGTGGTTACGGACGACACGCCGACCCTCCTGCACTGA
- the ybeY gene encoding rRNA maturation RNase YbeY → MIDLVIRKSPPAGVRSALRAATDAALAHFGMADRDVTVVLVGDRAIRALKREHWGEDAATDVLSFPTFVPGDPFVPPHLGDIVISLDTAARQAGARGHSLAREVALLASHAVTHLVGHDHPHAEGLGFEEGATGPGWQPFHDAWAAAQASLPEGA, encoded by the coding sequence GTGATTGATCTGGTGATTCGCAAGTCGCCGCCTGCGGGCGTGCGCTCCGCGCTGCGCGCGGCGACGGACGCGGCTCTCGCGCATTTCGGCATGGCGGACCGGGACGTGACGGTGGTGCTCGTGGGGGACCGCGCGATTCGCGCGCTCAAGCGGGAGCACTGGGGCGAGGACGCCGCGACGGACGTCCTGAGCTTCCCGACGTTCGTGCCGGGCGACCCGTTCGTGCCGCCGCACCTGGGGGACATCGTGATCAGCCTCGACACGGCGGCGCGGCAAGCGGGCGCGCGTGGGCACAGTCTCGCGCGGGAGGTGGCGCTGCTCGCGTCGCACGCGGTGACGCACCTGGTTGGGCATGACCATCCGCACGCGGAGGGGCTGGGGTTCGAGGAGGGCGCGACCGGGCCGGGGTGGCAGCCGTTTCATGACGCGTGGGCGGCGGCGCAGGCGTCGTTGCCGGAAGGCGCGTGA
- a CDS encoding diacylglycerol kinase, producing the protein MKSGGSALSVRRWWRSARFAWQGVRDTWRAQANFRIEVTCAALVIPVAAWVGAPLAPVLLACALVLSLELINTALEAVVDLASPDIHPLARVAKDAAAASVLLASLGALGVGVVEVLPRLLQHLLG; encoded by the coding sequence GTGAAGTCGGGCGGGTCGGCGCTGAGCGTGCGGCGTTGGTGGCGTTCGGCGCGGTTCGCGTGGCAGGGCGTGCGGGACACGTGGCGGGCGCAGGCGAACTTCCGCATTGAGGTGACGTGCGCGGCGCTGGTGATCCCGGTGGCCGCGTGGGTGGGGGCGCCGCTCGCGCCGGTGCTGCTGGCGTGCGCGCTCGTGCTGAGCCTGGAGCTGATCAACACGGCCCTGGAGGCGGTCGTGGACCTTGCCAGCCCGGACATTCATCCGCTTGCGCGCGTCGCGAAGGACGCGGCGGCCGCGTCGGTGCTGCTGGCGAGCCTGGGGGCGCTGGGGGTGGGGGTGGTGGAGGTGCTGCCGCGCCTGCTCCAGCACCTGCTGGGCTGA
- a CDS encoding hemolysin family protein, which produces MNDILGVVALFVLVLVNGFFVAAEFALVSVRRTRIDQLAEEGRAVAVQTQRALRNLDLYIAATQLGITMASLGIGFIAEPAIEHLAHPLLARTNLSEGSIRGISFGLAFAISTVLHIVLGELAPKSWALQRSEQVALLVTRPLMLFATVFKIFIYALNAVGNSVVRLFGLKAVAGHHTAHSEEEIRMIVSASSQEGVLEDDEKELLYNVFDLSDTTVRSVMTPRVDMVVVDASAPLRRLLELNEEHGYSRVPVYQDTSDNVVGVAHTNDVLKHLEALDHITVAEVMRPTFFVPENMRVSDLLKQMQGRKSHLTIVVDEFGGTAGMVTLEDVLEEIVGEIYDETDEEEERLIEMVADGVYLIDAAATVDEVEERLDLTLDEGDEGEFDTLAGFVTNHFGYIPESGEAFTFEGYEFYVEDADQRRVCRVRATRIAPPLVPEEEESRE; this is translated from the coding sequence ATGAATGACATTCTTGGTGTCGTCGCCCTGTTCGTGCTGGTGCTGGTGAACGGCTTTTTCGTCGCGGCGGAGTTCGCGCTGGTGAGTGTGCGGCGCACGCGCATCGACCAGCTGGCCGAGGAGGGACGGGCCGTGGCGGTCCAGACGCAGCGGGCGCTGCGGAACCTCGACCTGTACATCGCCGCGACGCAGCTGGGCATCACCATGGCGTCGCTGGGAATCGGCTTCATTGCGGAGCCGGCCATTGAGCACCTGGCGCATCCGCTGCTGGCGCGCACGAACCTGAGTGAAGGCAGCATCCGGGGGATTTCCTTCGGGCTGGCGTTCGCGATCAGTACGGTGCTGCACATCGTGCTGGGCGAGCTGGCGCCGAAAAGCTGGGCCTTGCAGCGCAGTGAGCAGGTGGCGCTGCTGGTCACGCGGCCGCTGATGTTGTTCGCGACGGTGTTCAAGATCTTCATCTACGCGCTCAACGCGGTGGGCAACAGCGTGGTGCGGCTGTTCGGCTTGAAGGCCGTGGCGGGGCACCACACGGCGCACAGCGAAGAGGAGATCCGCATGATCGTGTCCGCGAGCAGCCAGGAAGGCGTGCTGGAGGACGACGAGAAGGAACTGCTCTACAACGTGTTCGACCTGTCGGACACGACGGTGCGGAGCGTGATGACGCCGCGCGTGGACATGGTCGTGGTGGACGCGTCGGCGCCGCTGCGTCGCTTGCTGGAGCTGAATGAGGAGCACGGGTATTCGAGGGTGCCGGTGTATCAGGACACGTCGGACAACGTGGTGGGCGTGGCGCACACCAATGATGTGCTCAAGCACCTGGAGGCGCTGGATCACATCACGGTGGCGGAGGTGATGCGCCCGACGTTCTTCGTGCCGGAAAACATGCGCGTGAGTGACCTGCTCAAGCAGATGCAGGGCCGCAAGAGCCACCTGACGATCGTCGTGGACGAGTTCGGCGGGACGGCGGGCATGGTGACGCTGGAGGACGTGCTGGAGGAGATCGTCGGGGAGATCTACGACGAGACGGACGAGGAGGAGGAGCGCCTGATCGAGATGGTCGCGGACGGCGTGTACCTGATCGATGCGGCCGCGACGGTCGATGAGGTGGAGGAGCGCCTGGACCTCACGCTCGATGAGGGGGACGAGGGTGAATTTGATACGCTCGCCGGGTTCGTGACCAACCATTTCGGGTATATTCCAGAGTCCGGTGAGGCCTTCACGTTCGAAGGCTACGAGTTTTACGTGGAGGACGCCGACCAGCGCCGCGTCTGCCGCGTGCGGGCGACGCGTATTGCGCCGCCGCTCGTGCCGGAGGAAGAAGAATCCCGTGAGTGA
- the cdd gene encoding cytidine deaminase, which produces MSDVQSVDPQLLQAAQAAFKQAYAPYSKFRVGAALRTPDGQVFFGANVENASYGLARCAEQSAVQTLASNGGRTFSDVVVYSEASPPASPCGACRQILFEFAPDANVACVNHLGEVVRGQVKDFLPHGFRLEHDDA; this is translated from the coding sequence GTGAGTGACGTACAGTCCGTAGATCCGCAACTCCTTCAGGCCGCGCAGGCGGCGTTCAAGCAGGCGTACGCGCCGTACAGCAAGTTCCGTGTGGGCGCGGCCCTGCGCACGCCGGACGGTCAGGTGTTCTTCGGCGCGAATGTCGAGAATGCCAGTTACGGGCTGGCGCGTTGCGCGGAGCAGTCGGCGGTGCAGACGCTGGCGAGCAATGGTGGGCGGACCTTCTCGGATGTGGTGGTGTACAGCGAGGCGAGCCCGCCGGCGAGTCCGTGTGGGGCCTGCCGTCAGATTCTGTTCGAGTTTGCGCCGGACGCGAATGTGGCGTGCGTGAACCATCTGGGCGAGGTGGTTCGTGGGCAGGTGAAGGATTTCCTGCCGCACGGGTTCCGCTTGGAACACGACGACGCCTGA
- a CDS encoding DUF2239 family protein has protein sequence MDDPVTYTAFTGPYQITSGPLPHVLAHIKHHLDAAPDTPPLLILHDQTATPVDFDLTGTLQDVLDRATPPARPRGRPKLGVTSREVSLLDRHWAWLDAQPSGASATLRRLIDDARKRPPYSTRQAAETLDRAMTLLGGNLPGYEAAARALYAGQHDTFTTHLAAWPDDLRTYVQRLAQATLPTTP, from the coding sequence ATGGATGACCCCGTCACCTACACCGCCTTCACCGGCCCCTACCAGATCACCAGCGGCCCCCTTCCCCACGTCCTCGCCCACATCAAACACCACCTCGACGCCGCTCCCGACACGCCCCCCCTGCTGATCCTCCACGACCAGACCGCCACCCCCGTCGACTTCGACCTGACCGGCACCCTCCAAGACGTCCTCGACCGCGCCACCCCGCCCGCCCGCCCCCGCGGCCGCCCCAAACTCGGCGTGACCTCCCGCGAGGTGTCCCTGCTCGACCGCCACTGGGCCTGGCTGGACGCCCAACCGAGCGGCGCCTCCGCCACGCTGCGGCGCCTCATCGACGACGCCCGCAAGCGCCCCCCCTACAGCACCCGCCAGGCCGCCGAAACCCTCGACCGCGCCATGACCCTCCTCGGCGGGAACCTCCCCGGCTACGAGGCCGCCGCCCGAGCCCTGTACGCCGGTCAGCACGACACCTTCACCACGCACCTCGCCGCCTGGCCCGACGACCTGCGCACGTACGTACAGCGCCTCGCTCAGGCCACCCTCCCCACCACCCCCTGA
- a CDS encoding TCR/Tet family MFS transporter encodes MSPSPPQPTASLPFIFVTLLLDMLGIGLIVPVLPTLVTQLSGGATNAATLYGALISAYALMQFLCAPLLGALSDAHGRRPILLLSLTGSTLGYLLMAFSPNLLWMLLARLIAGTTGANVTVANAYVADISTPATRARNFGVVSAAFGLGFIAGPALGGLLGNVDVRLPFLFAAGLAALNALYGLLVLPESHPVAARRPVRATHLNPFGGWRTLRAAPGVLGLTAAIVTANLAVQFSNSTWVLHGTARYGWTPGTNGLTLAGSGLLMAAVQLALLGPVVRRLGERRTATTALLIGVLSFLLYGLAAQPWLLYTGMLLGVLCGLAGPTTQSLFSARIPPEQQGAAQGALTGLNSLATVVGPLAATGLFAHYAAPGAAPHLPGIVFFACSALLLLSAGMLWATFRRASAPVRSGGAA; translated from the coding sequence ATGTCTCCATCCCCGCCCCAACCGACCGCCAGCCTCCCCTTCATCTTCGTGACGCTACTGCTCGACATGCTCGGCATCGGCCTGATCGTGCCCGTCCTCCCCACCCTCGTCACGCAGCTCAGCGGCGGCGCCACGAACGCCGCCACGCTGTACGGCGCGCTCATCAGCGCGTACGCCCTGATGCAGTTCCTGTGCGCGCCCCTGCTCGGCGCGCTCAGCGACGCCCACGGCCGCCGCCCCATCCTGCTCCTCAGCCTGACCGGCTCCACCCTCGGCTACCTCCTGATGGCGTTCAGCCCCAACCTGCTGTGGATGCTGCTCGCGCGCCTCATCGCGGGCACCACCGGCGCGAACGTCACCGTCGCGAACGCCTACGTCGCGGACATCAGCACGCCCGCCACGCGCGCCCGGAACTTCGGCGTGGTCAGCGCCGCGTTCGGCCTGGGCTTCATTGCCGGCCCCGCACTCGGCGGGCTGCTCGGGAACGTCGACGTACGCCTCCCCTTCCTGTTCGCCGCCGGCCTCGCCGCCCTGAACGCCCTGTACGGCTTGCTGGTCCTGCCCGAATCGCACCCGGTCGCCGCGCGCCGCCCCGTACGCGCCACGCACCTCAACCCGTTCGGCGGGTGGCGGACCCTGCGCGCCGCACCCGGCGTACTCGGGCTCACCGCCGCCATCGTCACCGCGAACCTCGCCGTGCAGTTCAGTAACAGCACCTGGGTGCTGCACGGCACCGCCCGCTACGGCTGGACGCCCGGCACGAACGGCCTCACCCTCGCCGGGAGCGGCCTGCTGATGGCGGCCGTGCAACTGGCGCTGCTCGGCCCGGTCGTGCGGCGCCTCGGGGAGCGGCGCACCGCCACCACCGCCCTCCTGATCGGCGTGCTGTCGTTCCTGCTGTACGGCCTCGCGGCGCAACCGTGGCTGCTGTACACCGGCATGCTCCTCGGCGTGCTGTGCGGCCTGGCCGGGCCCACCACGCAGTCCCTGTTCAGCGCGCGCATCCCCCCCGAGCAGCAGGGGGCCGCGCAAGGCGCGCTCACAGGGCTGAACAGCCTCGCGACGGTCGTCGGGCCGCTCGCCGCTACGGGCCTGTTCGCGCACTACGCCGCGCCCGGCGCCGCCCCCCACCTGCCCGGCATCGTGTTCTTCGCGTGCTCCGCCCTGCTGCTGCTGAGCGCCGGCATGCTGTGGGCCACCTTCCGGCGTGCGTCCGCTCCCGTCCGCTCCGGCGGTGCTGCATGA
- a CDS encoding GIY-YIG nuclease family protein — MNAPRAYKGFTPVMGIYAVRHAPSGRTLLGCSPHVQGMLNRTRFQLQLGAHPNAALQRDWNACADDLQFEVLDELTPDPARPAEYDYTDDLRELLALWHDRLNLAPHQRY, encoded by the coding sequence ATGAACGCGCCCCGCGCCTACAAGGGCTTCACGCCGGTCATGGGCATCTACGCGGTGCGGCACGCGCCGAGTGGCCGGACCCTACTGGGCTGCAGCCCGCACGTGCAGGGCATGCTGAACCGCACACGCTTCCAGCTGCAGCTCGGCGCGCACCCGAACGCCGCCCTGCAGCGCGACTGGAACGCCTGCGCCGACGACCTGCAGTTTGAGGTGCTCGACGAGCTCACCCCGGACCCCGCGCGGCCCGCCGAGTACGACTACACCGACGACCTGCGCGAACTGCTCGCGCTGTGGCACGACCGCCTGAACCTCGCGCCGCACCAGCGGTATTGA
- a CDS encoding DUF1517 domain-containing protein, whose protein sequence is MRRTLLTLLKVLMALTLVGATLDASAARKRSGGGFGGSSRSSSRSSSTPSRSAPSSSRPSTLERSAPRTSTPRVTAPTYVTPTYVTPSTRPNVVVTSGPVVATGGYGVASSGGTVRTLLLVLLLIIVVVVIVVLVRRRAGRAGSVDAAHALLVQVLLADNDDVKRALQRVASDGDPDAPGGLASMLREAVLVLLRHEQDWVFGDVRHLTGDRTRAEQQVSLWATQARAAFEVQTTANYQDGNEHTGLRRAQLDDAALGGQPVAVTIAAAVLGASTATPGPANHAAVRTALMGLAALPADLLASTEVVWSPDTPGEFITQDEAILKYPSLTRL, encoded by the coding sequence ATGCGCCGTACCCTGCTGACCCTCCTGAAAGTCCTGATGGCGCTCACCCTGGTGGGCGCCACGCTTGACGCCAGCGCCGCGCGGAAACGCTCCGGCGGCGGCTTCGGTGGGTCGTCCCGCTCATCGAGCCGCAGCAGTTCCACCCCCAGCCGCAGCGCGCCGTCTTCCTCGCGGCCCTCCACGCTTGAGCGGTCCGCGCCGCGCACCTCCACACCGCGCGTCACGGCGCCGACGTACGTCACCCCTACGTACGTCACGCCGTCCACCCGCCCGAACGTGGTCGTCACGTCCGGCCCGGTCGTGGCCACCGGCGGGTACGGCGTCGCCAGCAGCGGCGGGACCGTCCGGACGCTGCTGCTGGTGCTGCTCCTGATCATCGTGGTGGTCGTCATCGTGGTGCTCGTGCGGCGCCGCGCGGGCCGTGCTGGCAGCGTAGACGCCGCGCACGCCCTGCTGGTGCAGGTGCTCCTCGCCGACAACGACGACGTAAAGCGGGCGCTGCAGCGCGTCGCGAGCGACGGCGACCCGGACGCGCCCGGCGGGCTGGCGAGCATGCTGCGCGAGGCGGTGCTGGTGCTGCTGCGGCACGAGCAGGACTGGGTGTTCGGCGACGTCCGCCACCTGACGGGCGACCGCACGCGCGCCGAACAGCAGGTCAGCTTGTGGGCCACGCAGGCCCGCGCCGCGTTCGAGGTGCAGACCACCGCCAACTACCAGGACGGCAATGAGCACACCGGGCTGCGCCGCGCGCAGCTGGACGACGCGGCACTCGGCGGGCAGCCCGTGGCTGTCACCATCGCGGCGGCGGTGCTGGGGGCCAGCACCGCCACGCCGGGCCCGGCGAACCACGCGGCCGTCCGCACGGCCCTCATGGGCCTCGCGGCGCTGCCCGCCGACCTGCTGGCGTCCACCGAGGTGGTGTGGAGCCCAGACACCCCGGGCGAATTCATCACGCAGGATGAGGCAATCCTGAAGTACCCGAGCCTCACACGCCTGTAA
- a CDS encoding DUF808 domain-containing protein produces the protein MSGGLVALLDDVAAIARLAAASLDDIGAAASKAGVKAIGVVVDDTAVTPRYVTGFTPDRELPIIWRIAKGSLRNKLVFILPAALLLSQFLPWAITPLLMLGGAYLSFEGAEKLLEAFTGHHDKAGEQNTKLGSADHEEQMVTGAVRTDFILSAEIMAIALAEVSGEPFLSRALILALVAVMITLLVYGVVGLIVKMDDFGLKLAGTRSGAARAFGRGLVRTMPVVMAALSVIGTIAMLWVGGHILIDGLDKFGVSAPAHTLHDASHAAGHAVPFASGVVTWLVETLGSGLVGLLVGGLIVGALHLRRH, from the coding sequence ATGAGCGGCGGCCTCGTCGCCCTGCTCGACGACGTCGCGGCCATCGCCCGCCTCGCCGCCGCCTCGCTCGACGACATCGGCGCCGCCGCCAGCAAAGCCGGCGTCAAAGCCATCGGCGTCGTCGTGGACGACACCGCCGTCACCCCCCGCTACGTCACCGGCTTCACGCCCGACCGCGAACTCCCCATCATCTGGCGCATCGCCAAAGGGTCCCTGCGCAACAAGCTCGTGTTCATCCTGCCCGCCGCGCTGCTGCTCAGCCAGTTCCTGCCGTGGGCCATCACGCCCCTGCTGATGCTCGGCGGCGCGTACCTGTCCTTCGAGGGCGCCGAGAAACTCCTCGAGGCTTTCACCGGCCACCACGACAAGGCTGGCGAGCAGAACACGAAACTCGGCAGCGCCGACCACGAGGAGCAGATGGTCACGGGCGCCGTCCGCACCGACTTCATCCTGTCCGCGGAAATCATGGCCATCGCCCTCGCGGAAGTGAGCGGCGAGCCGTTCCTGTCGCGCGCGCTGATCCTGGCGCTCGTCGCCGTCATGATCACGCTGCTGGTGTACGGCGTGGTCGGCCTGATCGTGAAAATGGACGATTTCGGCCTCAAGCTCGCCGGCACCCGCTCCGGCGCGGCCCGCGCGTTCGGGCGGGGCCTCGTGCGCACCATGCCCGTCGTGATGGCCGCGCTGTCCGTCATTGGCACCATCGCCATGCTGTGGGTGGGCGGGCACATCCTGATCGACGGCCTCGATAAGTTCGGCGTGAGTGCCCCCGCGCACACCCTGCACGACGCGTCGCACGCCGCCGGGCACGCGGTGCCGTTCGCGTCCGGCGTGGTGACGTGGCTGGTCGAGACGCTCGGGTCCGGCCTCGTGGGCCTGCTGGTGGGCGGACTCATCGTCGGTGCGCTGCACCTGCGGCGCCACTGA